One stretch of Streptomyces peucetius DNA includes these proteins:
- a CDS encoding adenosylcobinamide amidohydrolase, with translation MLLWAPGEDRRTISSALLGGGIGERAWVLNAQVAPGYRRMDPAAHLAGLAAAWGVSGPGVGLMTAAWVSDRYHASDGGVDALVTAGIGVRGWAAAPAPGRPGPPEAGTVNIVVSLPVALSDAALVNAVATATEAKVQALHDLGIAASGTPTDAVCVAALRPEAPGTLEPFAGPRSVWGARIARAVHRAAYTACARAERP, from the coding sequence ATGCTGCTGTGGGCCCCGGGCGAGGACCGGCGCACGATCTCCAGCGCCCTGCTCGGCGGCGGCATCGGCGAACGCGCCTGGGTTCTCAACGCCCAGGTCGCGCCCGGCTACCGCCGTATGGACCCTGCCGCACACCTGGCCGGACTGGCGGCTGCCTGGGGGGTGTCCGGCCCCGGCGTCGGCCTGATGACGGCGGCGTGGGTGAGCGACCGGTACCACGCGTCCGACGGCGGCGTGGACGCCCTGGTGACGGCGGGCATCGGCGTCCGGGGCTGGGCGGCCGCACCCGCCCCCGGCCGGCCCGGGCCGCCCGAGGCGGGCACCGTCAACATCGTGGTCTCGCTTCCCGTCGCGCTGTCCGACGCCGCCCTCGTCAACGCGGTCGCCACCGCGACGGAGGCCAAGGTCCAGGCCCTGCACGACCTCGGCATCGCCGCGTCCGGGACACCGACGGACGCGGTGTGCGTGGCGGCGCTGCGGCCGGAGGCCCCCGGTACCCTCGAACCCTTCGCGGGCCCGCGGTCGGTGTGGGGCGCCCGGATCGCACGGGCGGTGCACCGGGCGGCATACACGGCATGCGCGCGAGCGGAGCGCCCCTGA